The DNA segment CATAGTCCGTGCTCATTGGTGAATGTGGCCAGTGTGACTGCATAGAGTTCCAGTACCTGTCCGTTGGAATAGTGTCCGGTCAGGACGCCTTCGCGTGAGATGGAAATATTCTGCAAGATACCTGCTGAATATCCGTCCTGGCTTTGGAACAGGGTTGAAGAACCTCCCGTGTCGTAACTTTGGGTTGCCAGTGCGCTGATGGCCGGGTCCTTGAAACTTGGCAACCATCCAGAATTACTTGTGTAAAGTAATTGCGCTGCGCCCGCAGTTGTTGGCAGGGTTCCCAGATTGGAACTCCACCCCTTGGTGGTGGAGCCTGTTCCGTTACTGGACAGGTCTTCATTTGAGATACCGAAATCAATCTGGATGGGCGAAGCATTGGCTGCTTCAGCCGTACTCGCATTTTCCTCACCCAGGAAGTTGGCGGTCATGACTGGGTATCCAGTGGTAGAGAAATCAGCCAGGCTCCAGTTGTCGAGGTCTTTGGGACCACCGGATGCTCCGCCATTGCTCTTGAGTGTGAACGCCGACATGCCGGATAATTGCCCGGAGGTGAATGTCAGAGTCCCGATCATCAGGACACCTGCAGCGCTGGTCAATCCTTGCCCAACTGTCGTCAAGTTGCCATCCGCACCGGAAAGCATGCGTTGGTCAGCGGTTGGATCGACGGTGACCATGTATTCCCACACTGTGTCGCCGCCAGCGTTACTCATGGTGACTTTGTCGAAATACACTGTCAGGTCATGTCCGGTCCCGATGTCGTCATAGACCTTCATTGTGGTTGAGTATCCATAAAGGGTCGGTGCGAGCGGGGTGTCTTCTGATCCGTTCCAGTTCTCGAACATGGCAAAATAAGGTGATGTTGAGCTGGTAGAGTTGTCGGATGAACTGGGGTCCAGATTTGTTACGATGGACACGTTGCTTGTGGCATTGGGGGACGACTGGAAGTTTTCAAGGCGGATATCGGTGGGGGTGCCGATGATTCGGGTTGAACTGCTTGTCGAACCGGAAGAGGTGCTTGTGGTAGAAACGGTGGTCGAAGACTGTTCTACGGCCCACCCCTGGAGAGCGTACCCATGCGGGTCAACCAAATATCCGTCATTGTCGAAACGGAAATTGCCCGCTCGTGTATAGTAGGAATCGTCTTCCCCAACTGGTGAAACAACGAAGAATCCATCGCCTGAAATAGCCATGTCCGTTGATTCGGTTGATGCTTCAAAAGCACCTTGACCGAAATCTGAATACACTGACGAAACTCGAACGCCTCGTCCGACCTGTCCGACGCCGTTGACCGTCGCGAAATCCTGGCTCAGCAAGTCCTCGAAGTGCATTCGAGTACCTTTGAAGCCTGTGGTATTGACGTTGGCAAGGTTGTTGCCGATAACCGTCATTCGCTCGGAGTGCACGGTCAGGCCGCTGATGCCTGCGTAAAGTGATGCTCCTAAACCCATAATAACCTCCTCATCTCTTCTCCAAGAGTCCGAACGGGATCGCTCGGCAAAAATCGTTTGCTATTCATCGGTCTCTTCCGTGGTTTCTTCGGGGTCGGTGACGGATTCACTGCCGGGGTCGACAATTTCCTTCACATTCAGGAAGCTGATAAAGCGGCCGTCCTTGAGGCGCAGATACTGTGTCCCGCCCTCATTGACCACGGCATCGACCGTTCCCGATATCTCAGTCTGGATCAGGACAGCTTCGCCATCAATGTCCTCGCCGAGTATGCCGACTCCGTATGAGCCGTCGGGCAGGGTTTGTCCTGCGTCATTTTTGCCGTCCCATTCGTACTGGTAGGAGCCAGCCTCCTTGCTACCCAGTTCGACGGTTCTGACAATGCTTCCTTCAGAGTCGTATATATTCATCATGATTGATGAGACCGATTCGCCAAATCCGTAATAAATCGTGGAGACATCGCCGTCATTGATGCTGATCTTGTAGCCTTCGGCCTTGATGTCCTTGCCGATGAAACTGACAGCGGAGAGCATATCGCTCTGTGTCATGGAGTCGCTCAGGTTCGTAATGCCCTCATTGATGTTGGTCAGCTGCTCAAGGCTTGAGAACTGTGCCAACTGGGAGGTCATGTCCGTGTCCTCCATCGGGCTGAGGGGATCCTGGTGGGTCAATTGGGCGACCAGAATCGACAGGAAATCCTCCTGCCCCAAACTGGAACTGTGGTCCGGCGTGTTGGATGCGGCCAGCCGCTCCTCCTGTGCGCCAAGTATGACACCTGTGTTATCTACGTATGACATAGGGGACCTCGCTTATGCGATTACGTGTAATCCTTGATCGGCATGAATTGCCTGTTCACGTACATTTTGCAGGTCCTGGGCCACTTGAACGGTTCCTTCGCGCATTTGTTTCATATGGCTGCGCATGGCGACCATCGCCTCGCGCTCTCGAGCCAGATTATGCTCTTCCTGACCGAACCAATTATTGTAATCGCTGTTGTTCATCAGCCCTGTTTGAACGTCTAATTTGTCAACTTTCAAACCTTGGTTTTGTAAAGAAGTCTTAATAATATCAAGATTGTCGGCTATGACCTTGGCTGCGTCCGCACTGTCTGCTCGGATATGCGCACTCACTTCCTTGCCGTTCACTTGAAGGGTGATGCTGAGTGCGCCGAGGTTCTCGGGAGAAAGTTGCAAGGTTAGTTGTTTTGTTCCGTTGGAGAGGGTCTTGAGGACCCCATTTTCCACCTGCCGCATGACCTTGGGGGCGGAAATCTTTTCCCATGCCTGCGTACTGGTCTTCCCTGTCGCGTCGGTCAGGCTACTCGCCAGAGTCGCTTCGATGGTGTCGGTCTTGCCTTGAAATTCAGAGGTGGTCTTTTGAGTCGAGTTATTTTGGAGCTTACTGAAGAAGTTGTTCCAGGTGTCATTGGAAGATTCATTGGATTGATCCTGGTCCGTGACGTCGGCGTCCGCCTGCTTTGGCAGATTTTGCTGGTCGGTCTTCCGGGCCGAAGCATCGGAAAGTGCATCCTTGCGAGTCTCTACGGCGTCCTTGAGTTCTTCCTTGGTCGCGACCTGTGGAGTCTCCTCGGCGGTGCGCGCCTTGAGGTCCACGTTTTCCCCTACTTCCTTGGCGACGGTCGTCTCTTTGGTCCGTTCGTGCATGGCCTTGACGAACTGTTGTCCCACGGCCTTGACCAGAGCCTGATCCTTGGCGCTCATTTCAGCCATTTCCTGCTGGATCATGGTGAAGGCTTCTTTGACATCTTTGCTCAAGGTGTTCTGACCGAATGCCTCCTTGAGCTTGGAAGTAAACTCCTTGGAGAAGTTCATTGCCGAGGAGAAAGCTTCCAGTTCATCTTTTGTCAGTAAAAGCTTTTGGTCGTCCGGCATGGCGTCGAGCTTTTCCTGCAAGGCAGCCATGACCTCATTCTGATTTCCGTTCTGGAGTTTTGAGATCAATTCCTTTGATTCGGATTCGCTGAATCCGAATTTCGAGAAGAAGGTTGAAAGTGTGTCCTTTTGAGTATCACTCAATGATACGGTGTTCATGGAAGCCATCTTTTCGGCGAGGACTGACACGAATTCGTTCCATGTCATTCCTTCATCGCTGTTGATCTTGTCTTCTATATCCGAGATTTCCTCTTCGGATAATCCGTATTCCTTGAGGTCTTCCCTGACCTCATCAAGGTCTTCCTGGGTCATTTTCTGGTCTTGGTCTTTTTCGACTTCGATGACTGTTTCTTCAGCAGCAGGAGCTTCGGTTCCTGATGCATTGACCTTTTCCTGCTTTGCTTCATGCGTGGCAATCTCAGGGGCTGTTTCAAGCATTTGGTCATTGGTGCTGACCGGGGTCAGGGCAAGTTCGTTTTCCACCTTGGTACTGTGTTGCTCGAATAACTCGGCAAACAGGATGTCCTGTTCCGAGGTCTTGAGCGACGAGTAACGAAGACTCTTGGCCTGTTCCGTGGTCTGATCTAATGCGATGCCGGGAAGATTCTGCATAGTTTACTCCTTCGGTATCCTCTTCATCAAAAGGCGTGCCAAAGTTGAAATGCAGTAAATAAGGTGAGTTAGCTATTCCTGGATGGGAAGAAACAGCCCACTTGGCGAAGGCTTTATCCGCAGCAGGCGATCAATTGTTCAAGGTGGAGCATGACAGAAGCCCACGTCAACCGGGAGTAATTGCCATTTTCCAGGGCCATATGCATGAATCCGGTAAAGGGGCGGGCGATTGGTGGGCTATGCATCCAAAAGGATGCATCAAGAAGTACTCCTTTTCTTAATCCATGAGTAAGTTGGCGGCTGATCTCAGGTATGTGTGCCAGTAATGTTTCAGCCTGCTCTGGTGTTCCGGCTTGGACCTGTGCCCATGCCGCAGTGCATTTCTGTTCCTCCCATAGGTCAAATCGAGTGCCGAAAAAGGTTTTCCAGAAACGGGAAATCAGCGGTTCGCTTCCACGTTGAGCAGTATCCATACGATGAAGATGATACAATCCTTCTTCCCTTTCGCTCGTGTAGAGGGCCAGGCCTGGAGGAGTCGCCTTTTGAAGGAGGTCAACAGAAGCTCCCGTTGCAATGTGCTGGGCGAGCACTGCGACACGTCTGGGGTGAAAAGGATCATGGCAATAGAGGCGGGACCGGGTGCATTGCCAACATCCCTTGGCGCAATCCATGTCGGCGCGAAGGACAAAGTGCCCTGCTTGATATGGACCGGTTTCCCATGGGTTGACGTTTCCCATTGAAAGATTGAGGCACTTGAGTCCTGACCATGCGGCCAGATGCATGGGGCCGGTGTCCGGTGTGATGAAGAGTGTCAATGTCTGGCCGACAGCGCTGAATTCATCCAGCCCCAGTGTGTCACAGAGATTGAGGATAGGTGCTCCTGAAAGGCGGACGATTTCCCGCCCGCTCTCAACCTCGGCTTTTCCTCCGAAGAGTACCGGGCGTAAACCCCGGCCCAGAAGGTGCACGATCAGTTCGGCAAAAAAAGAGGTCGAGGGCCTTTTGGCTTCTTCGCTGGCACCGATAAAAATTCCGATTTTATCTGAACCGGGCGGTAGGGTGCGCGGTTCGCTGAACCGGGTTCTGGCCATATCCTCATGGGGAATGATATCCAGTGCGTTGAGATCTGCCCAATGGAAACGGTTGAAAAGGTTGTTTCGCACCAGAGATGTCCGGTACAATTGCCAGTCGCCATGAACGAAACGAGAGCCATCAGGGAGCAGGACCGGTCCGATCTTTTGTTCCGAATGGACTTCATGCGCAAGCCGGGCGGCTTTTTCCTGGATACTCAGATTGATGACCAATTCAAAAGAGTATTGCTTGAGTACATTGGCCCCGCTCCATGGGAAGTAGGTTGCTGCCGGAGACAGTTTCATGAGCGGTCGGAAAAAGGATTCTTCAGCAGCCACGAAGATCGGGTGACCGGGGTAGCGTCGAGCCAGCCAGAGGAGAAGCGGGTAGGAGAGAATCAGGTCTCCCATTCGCTGCATTTGCAATATGAGGATCGGTTTCTTGCTGGTCACAGTGGGGCTTATCGGAAAGTTTGGCGCATGGTTTCCATCAGGGAAGCCATGCGGTGATCGTATGTATGTTCGGCAAGCACGCGCTGCCGGGCCGCTTGTGCGATCCGTTGCCGTTTATCCGGGGCGTTCAGGTACATTTCGACCAGTGCGGGAATTTCATCGGGTTGGTTATAATAGATGATCTCCCGCCCCGGTTCAAACAATTCTTCCATTTGGCGGCGATAATCCGTGAGCAGGAATGCGCCGCAGCAGGGAACATCGAAAACCCGTTGGTTGACGGCTCCCTTCATCTGCTGGCTGGTGCAGTTGAAATTGATATCACTCAGGGGGTAGAAGTCGGGAAGGTCGTCATAATAGGACAATTCCTGATGGTATCGCCATCCTTCACGCCCTTTGAGCAGTTCGTTCCAGCCAGGGTCACCTACGATGAGCGGGCTGTAATCGAGAAGCCGCAGAACGCAATCGAGTCGATACATCAAAGTGGATTGCCATGTCAGGAATGTTTCGAATGCCTGTTTGCGATCCGGGGTTTCGAGTGCTTCGAAGTCGGCTCGAAGCTCAGGGAAATGGCGAATGAGAAATCGGCCGGAACACTGTTCATCTGATTCACCGAAAGCACGGGCAACCATCATGCCCGATTCAACCAGGCGTTGGGATGGGCGTGAGGCTTCGATTCGTTTGATGGTCTTGATGAGCATGGAATTGCCCACAAATGAAATGGGAGCGCGCCATTCCTCAACCGGAGTTGTCCGGTGAGGCACCAGTCGTGTGGGGTCCGCCGCCAGAGGAAGATGAAAGACATTGGCAAATCCCATCGCCTCAAGTGCTTCGATCGTGTCGGCATCCCAGGTGAAAACGGCATTTCTGGAACCGTGAAGATTCTGGTATGTTCCAAGGATGAGATGGGGATTATCCACGAACCAGGACGCCAAGGGGACTTTGAACTGCCGGAGCAGGGAGGCGAGCACGCCTTCCCTATCCACGCCGAGATGATTAACCGTCAGGATAAAGTCCGGTTTGAAGGTTGTCAGGGCATAGACCATCTTTGACACGAAGGCGTCAAGGTCCATTTCCTTGGTCCCGAGATCCATGACTTCATGGTCGACCCCAAGCCGTTTGCAGGCTGCCTGAAGTTCACCAATAAGGAAGTATTGACTGGTCAGGAGGAGAATACGTGGTGTCTCGCCCCTGAATTTGGGCCATTGTTGCGGAGAATATTGCATTGCACTCTACCTATCCGCAGGGGAAGGTTTTGTCCATAGCCTCCGGAATTCAGGGGCAGAGCCTTTTACCCGGCCATGACACAATCTCCCCCCTTTCCCTTGGCCTGATACATGGCTCTGTCTGCCCGGTCAGTGAGGGACCCGAGATCGTCGGCTTCTTCATACCGTGCTATACCGCAGGAAAACGAGATAACAGTTTCGTGTGAAGAATCAGTCATCTCCTGC comes from the Pseudodesulfovibrio piezophilus C1TLV30 genome and includes:
- a CDS encoding flagellar hook-length control protein FliK, with the protein product MQNLPGIALDQTTEQAKSLRYSSLKTSEQDILFAELFEQHSTKVENELALTPVSTNDQMLETAPEIATHEAKQEKVNASGTEAPAAEETVIEVEKDQDQKMTQEDLDEVREDLKEYGLSEEEISDIEDKINSDEGMTWNEFVSVLAEKMASMNTVSLSDTQKDTLSTFFSKFGFSESESKELISKLQNGNQNEVMAALQEKLDAMPDDQKLLLTKDELEAFSSAMNFSKEFTSKLKEAFGQNTLSKDVKEAFTMIQQEMAEMSAKDQALVKAVGQQFVKAMHERTKETTVAKEVGENVDLKARTAEETPQVATKEELKDAVETRKDALSDASARKTDQQNLPKQADADVTDQDQSNESSNDTWNNFFSKLQNNSTQKTTSEFQGKTDTIEATLASSLTDATGKTSTQAWEKISAPKVMRQVENGVLKTLSNGTKQLTLQLSPENLGALSITLQVNGKEVSAHIRADSADAAKVIADNLDIIKTSLQNQGLKVDKLDVQTGLMNNSDYNNWFGQEEHNLAREREAMVAMRSHMKQMREGTVQVAQDLQNVREQAIHADQGLHVIA
- a CDS encoding flagellar hook protein FlgE — encoded protein: MGLGASLYAGISGLTVHSERMTVIGNNLANVNTTGFKGTRMHFEDLLSQDFATVNGVGQVGRGVRVSSVYSDFGQGAFEASTESTDMAISGDGFFVVSPVGEDDSYYTRAGNFRFDNDGYLVDPHGYALQGWAVEQSSTTVSTTSTSSGSTSSSTRIIGTPTDIRLENFQSSPNATSNVSIVTNLDPSSSDNSTSSTSPYFAMFENWNGSEDTPLAPTLYGYSTTMKVYDDIGTGHDLTVYFDKVTMSNAGGDTVWEYMVTVDPTADQRMLSGADGNLTTVGQGLTSAAGVLMIGTLTFTSGQLSGMSAFTLKSNGGASGGPKDLDNWSLADFSTTGYPVMTANFLGEENASTAEAANASPIQIDFGISNEDLSSNGTGSTTKGWSSNLGTLPTTAGAAQLLYTSNSGWLPSFKDPAISALATQSYDTGGSSTLFQSQDGYSAGILQNISISREGVLTGHYSNGQVLELYAVTLATFTNEHGLWREGGNLFSETKDSGPALTGQAGSAGKGTIDGNALEMSNVDMATEFVRMITTQRGFQANTKMITTTDSMLGEVIAMKR
- a CDS encoding flagellar hook assembly protein FlgD, giving the protein MSYVDNTGVILGAQEERLAASNTPDHSSSLGQEDFLSILVAQLTHQDPLSPMEDTDMTSQLAQFSSLEQLTNINEGITNLSDSMTQSDMLSAVSFIGKDIKAEGYKISINDGDVSTIYYGFGESVSSIMMNIYDSEGSIVRTVELGSKEAGSYQYEWDGKNDAGQTLPDGSYGVGILGEDIDGEAVLIQTEISGTVDAVVNEGGTQYLRLKDGRFISFLNVKEIVDPGSESVTDPEETTEETDE
- a CDS encoding glycosyltransferase family 9 protein, whose product is MTSKKPILILQMQRMGDLILSYPLLLWLARRYPGHPIFVAAEESFFRPLMKLSPAATYFPWSGANVLKQYSFELVINLSIQEKAARLAHEVHSEQKIGPVLLPDGSRFVHGDWQLYRTSLVRNNLFNRFHWADLNALDIIPHEDMARTRFSEPRTLPPGSDKIGIFIGASEEAKRPSTSFFAELIVHLLGRGLRPVLFGGKAEVESGREIVRLSGAPILNLCDTLGLDEFSAVGQTLTLFITPDTGPMHLAAWSGLKCLNLSMGNVNPWETGPYQAGHFVLRADMDCAKGCWQCTRSRLYCHDPFHPRRVAVLAQHIATGASVDLLQKATPPGLALYTSEREEGLYHLHRMDTAQRGSEPLISRFWKTFFGTRFDLWEEQKCTAAWAQVQAGTPEQAETLLAHIPEISRQLTHGLRKGVLLDASFWMHSPPIARPFTGFMHMALENGNYSRLTWASVMLHLEQLIACCG
- a CDS encoding CgeB family protein, whose protein sequence is MQYSPQQWPKFRGETPRILLLTSQYFLIGELQAACKRLGVDHEVMDLGTKEMDLDAFVSKMVYALTTFKPDFILTVNHLGVDREGVLASLLRQFKVPLASWFVDNPHLILGTYQNLHGSRNAVFTWDADTIEALEAMGFANVFHLPLAADPTRLVPHRTTPVEEWRAPISFVGNSMLIKTIKRIEASRPSQRLVESGMMVARAFGESDEQCSGRFLIRHFPELRADFEALETPDRKQAFETFLTWQSTLMYRLDCVLRLLDYSPLIVGDPGWNELLKGREGWRYHQELSYYDDLPDFYPLSDINFNCTSQQMKGAVNQRVFDVPCCGAFLLTDYRRQMEELFEPGREIIYYNQPDEIPALVEMYLNAPDKRQRIAQAARQRVLAEHTYDHRMASLMETMRQTFR